In Ignavibacteria bacterium, the following are encoded in one genomic region:
- a CDS encoding DUF229 domain-containing protein, with protein MCTLQKQSLSLRRKCNMALYKKPWFISLTIFIALDFSKSIIREPINTFSFNVYAASLFCTFLLLFWLSEISSLLPKILNVVFVSVIALFFTSLAGVNYFLYREFGQYVTPQMLTFVLDDPMYVLNYLQTYVFNLNAIFFLLLFAFWYYVWKRKKEETVAKLSILKIAILILAPAFYLVGMNQMRWYSVEKQLSLDASLTLSIKEILRKDFSASLHSSVRDKVFPSKNSFVEPLTIILIINESFGKKPLPFYGYKENPMPFLKKWSEEEKENFFVFQNAFANSGSTQVSIPSLYTGVAPFEGGEKLHKTPLVWDWASAAGMKTMLVSSQRFGWLNLNQFLFTVQQPNIHITAENIDAPIVNDMGVDDLVSVQSFQNIFKRFSSDENIFAVYNSNALHIPFQQTSTKLQQQPNFPTRYENALFILDEALRQIYITLEQTHRLENSFVIITGDHGEGSNLEHRLPRLYSYYDEVMNVPFFIRTPKHWLDSKREFIQHLKENKTKNISNVDIIPTLAEVLNLHTEEHNQKILSDLKGNSLLGFIQDDRVIIGLNTNDLREWDHEGFGVYWLNKRFVYSDVEDEQYFDVSTDAGQRINLWKKISQIEKDIVMQTINGNRFIKRIYQKRNK; from the coding sequence ATGTGTACTTTGCAAAAGCAGTCGTTGTCGTTGCGGCGAAAATGTAATATGGCGCTTTACAAAAAACCTTGGTTTATATCGCTCACCATTTTTATTGCTTTAGATTTCTCGAAAAGTATTATTCGCGAACCTATCAATACGTTTTCATTCAATGTTTATGCTGCAAGTTTGTTTTGCACATTTCTTCTGTTGTTTTGGTTGAGTGAAATTTCTTCACTGCTTCCGAAAATTCTGAATGTAGTTTTCGTTAGTGTAATTGCTTTATTTTTCACCTCGCTTGCCGGAGTAAATTATTTTCTCTATCGTGAATTCGGACAATATGTAACTCCGCAAATGCTTACGTTTGTACTCGATGACCCGATGTATGTATTAAATTACTTGCAAACGTATGTTTTTAATCTCAATGCAATATTTTTCTTGTTGCTATTTGCATTTTGGTATTATGTCTGGAAAAGAAAGAAAGAAGAAACAGTTGCAAAACTTTCTATTCTCAAAATTGCAATTCTCATTCTCGCTCCTGCATTTTATTTAGTTGGAATGAATCAAATGCGTTGGTACAGCGTGGAAAAGCAATTGTCGCTCGATGCTTCGCTCACGCTTTCTATAAAAGAAATTTTGAGAAAAGATTTTTCGGCAAGTTTACATTCATCTGTAAGAGACAAAGTATTTCCTTCAAAAAATTCTTTTGTTGAACCGTTAACAATTATTCTCATAATCAACGAATCATTTGGGAAGAAACCGCTTCCGTTTTATGGATACAAGGAAAACCCAATGCCATTTTTGAAAAAGTGGAGCGAAGAAGAAAAAGAAAATTTTTTCGTGTTTCAAAATGCGTTTGCGAATTCCGGTTCAACGCAAGTGAGCATTCCTTCGCTGTACACAGGTGTTGCACCGTTTGAAGGAGGAGAAAAACTTCACAAAACTCCGCTCGTCTGGGATTGGGCAAGTGCTGCCGGAATGAAAACAATGCTCGTGAGTTCGCAGCGTTTTGGTTGGTTGAATCTGAATCAGTTTTTGTTTACCGTGCAGCAGCCGAATATTCACATCACGGCTGAAAATATTGATGCGCCGATTGTGAACGATATGGGAGTTGACGATTTAGTTTCTGTGCAATCGTTTCAAAATATTTTCAAAAGGTTTTCTTCCGATGAAAATATTTTTGCTGTGTATAATTCCAATGCGCTCCATATTCCTTTTCAACAAACAAGTACGAAATTGCAACAACAACCCAATTTCCCGACACGATACGAAAATGCGTTGTTTATTTTAGATGAAGCACTTCGTCAAATTTATATCACGCTTGAACAAACTCATCGCCTTGAGAATTCGTTTGTAATAATTACAGGGGACCACGGCGAAGGAAGTAATCTCGAACATCGTTTACCGCGTTTATATTCGTATTACGATGAAGTGATGAACGTTCCATTTTTTATTCGGACGCCAAAACACTGGCTTGATTCAAAACGTGAATTCATACAACATTTGAAAGAAAATAAAACTAAGAATATCAGCAACGTTGATATTATTCCAACACTTGCAGAAGTTTTGAATCTACATACAGAAGAACACAACCAAAAAATATTATCTGACTTGAAAGGAAACTCACTCCTCGGATTTATTCAAGACGACCGAGTAATTATTGGATTAAACACAAATGATTTACGTGAATGGGACCATGAGGGATTCGGAGTTTATTGGTTGAACAAACGATTTGTCTACTCCGATGTCGAGGATGAACAATATTTTGATGTATCAACGGATGCAGGTCAAAGGATTAATTTGTGGAAGAAAATTTCTCAAATTGAGAAAGATATTGTTATGCAAACAATAAACGGGAATCGGTTTATAAAAAGAATTTACCAAAAACGCAACAAATGA